TGGACGATGCGCATTCAATTGCAGGGACTCGATCCCGACAATTTACTCGCACTACTCAACGATGTCTTTGAAAAAACAAAAGCACCGTGGGCAATTTTCAAACGAAACTTAGAGAAGCGACTTGCTGCGAAGTACAATATCAAACCGGAAGAGCTACGCCCATGGCACTATGAAGACCCGTTCTTCCAGGAAGCACCGGTATCTGAGTATTCACTCGATAAGTATTTCGAGAACCTCGACCAAGAGAAATTGACGAAAGCATTTTACGACAACATCGGACTTTCTATTGATAGCATTCTTGCCGGCAGCGACCTCTACGAACGGGAAGGGAAGCAGCAACACGCATTTTGCATGAGCGTCGACCGTGAAGACGATATCCGCATTCTTTGCAACGTAAAGCCGACTGACTACTGGATGAGTACAATGCTGCATGAATTCGGACACGGCGTCTACGACAAGTATGTCGACCGCGCATTGCCGTTTATGCTGCGAGGACCGGCACACACACTCACCACCGAAGCGATTGCCATGCTGATGGAACGACACGTCAAGAATCCGGCGTGGTTAATCCACTATGCCGGAGTTCCCGAGAAGGAAGCGAAGGAAGCCGGCGAAATTTTCCGCAAGAACATGGTCGCCAAGCATTTGATAATGGCGCGCTGGTGTTTGGTGATGGTGAATTTCGAGCGGGCGATGTACCTGAATCCGGACGCTGATCTCGACACCTTGTGGTGGGATTTGGTGGAGAAATTCCAAGAAATCAAGCGTCCCGATGGTAGAAAGAATTCCGATTGGGCAGCGAAGATTCACCTCGGATGCAGCCCAGTGTATTACCAGAATTATCTGCTCGGGGATCTCATGGCATCGCAACTGCAGGCAACAATCAAAGGTGTTGTTCTGGCAGGGGAGGCTGATGTCGAACAGGCATATATCACGTCGCCAAAAGTGGGAACCTTCCTGCGCGAGAAGGTGTTTCATCCCGGCAGCCGCTGGCATTGGCAAAAGCTGGTAGAATTCGCAACGGGCAAGCCGCTCGTCGTTGATGCATTTATTACGGAATGCAATCAGTAATATGAAGCTAACAACTTCCGTTCTTCTATTCTTACTCCCCATCGTCCTCACGGTGGGGAGTTTATCCGGCTGTGGTACCGGATCGACCTATTATGCGCCTTATCGCCCAGCAGAGCATCAAGTGATGTTGGTTTTACTGCCGCGCGGACAAGGCGGGAATGTCATGGGTCGCGTACTCGACCGGTTGGATCAGACCCCCTACCGGATAGTCAGCATTCCCGAAAGCGAATGCGGCTTACGTACCGAGACCGAAAAACTGTACCGATTATTAAACCGTGCAAATACCGACATCGCTGGTGCAATGGCGAAAGCAGTGAATGCGACCGTCGTTGTGTTTGAGGATGCCGACCCCACTCGGAAAAGTACCGGATACAGCTCTCAGCCGATGCCGGAAGCTGGATCGAGTACCACCGACTTAACCGGAAGGCGCACATCGGATCCGTTACCTACCGAAGAGAGCCGTATTGATGAAACGACCGGCGGCAACATGCGAATTGCGGTGTATGATGTACGTACCCAAACGATATTGTGGCATGAAACGATTGCGCTGAAACCATCACAAGGCGCGCTGGATAATTTTGCCAAGCGGTTAATGAGCGATGGCGGGTGATATTTTTGCGACAGCATACAGTAGAAAAACAGGTTCTTCGGAACCTGTTTTTTTGTTGTCGCTTGGTGAATCGATAGTAAGGATACCACGTACTAAGACATAAAGAGGGCGGACATAAGGTCCGCCCGTACTCAAATCGTCTAAGACGATTTACCATAAGTGGAAGAGAAAAGAAACTATCCCAGATAGGCACGCAGGGCGCGGGAACGGGATTGATGCCGTAACCGGCGAATTGCTTTCTCTTTGATTTGGCGGACCCGTTCGCGAGTTAGCTTAAGTTTCTCACCGATTTCTTCCAATGTGAGAGCCGGAAGATGGGGCTCGCCGTTTTCACCTTCTCTTAGTTGCGGTTCACGTTTGTGGAGCCCGAAGTACCACCGTATAACATCGGCTTCGCGGTCAGTTAGCGTCGCTAATGCGCGTTCGATTTCTTTTTCGAGCGATTCCCGTACTAAATCGACATCGGGCGACGGGCTGGCATCGTCGGGTAGAATGTCCAACAACCGATTATCTTCGCCTTGGCTAAACGGAGCGTCCATTGAAAGGTGACGTCCGTTCATCTTCAAGGTTTCAAGTACTTCCGCCGGCGACATTTCAAGCGCTTCGGCGATTTCATCGACAGTCGGTTCGTGCTCCTGTTGTTGTTCTAACGTCGAATATGCTTTGGTGATTTTATTTATCGCACCAACACGATTAAGCGGAAGTCGTACGACGCGGCTTTGTTCCGCTAGCGCTTGCAAAATCGACTGGCGAATCCACCAAACGGCATAACTGATAAACTTAAAACCACGAGTTTCGTCAAATCGACGGGCAGCTTTGATTAAGCCTAAATTTCCTTCATTGATAAGATCACTTAATGACAGTCCCTGGTTCTGATACTGTTTCGCAACGGAAACAACGAACCGCAGATTCGCTTTTGTCAACCGCTCCAATGCCTGATCGCCAACCCGACCACCTTTCCGGATCAGTTTGGCTAATTCAATTTCTTCCTCCGCCGTAAGCAGCGGGACTTCGCCAATTTCCTGCAAATACCGTTCGAGCGACTGATTGGCGCGAAGATTCATTCTTTCTCCCTAACCGCAACATACTTTTGGATCGTTTGAGCGAAAATTCGTCAAGCTACACCGCAGAAAACACAAAGCAATGAATTCGCGAGGCGAATTCATTATGCTTTTCGATTCTTGCTGTGGTTAATACTATGTTTAGTCCGGGAACTCCTGCCCGCACTACTGCCAAAGCTTCTTCCGAAGCGGATTAACTGCGAAAACGATTGAAGTTTGGATATGCAATGGCATTCCGGCTTCCGCCGAAAGATAGCGGTTTTTCAATTGTTTCGAAAGTGTTACGTCTGGAAATGGTATGAAAGTAAACTCCGAGAGATTGAACTCATATTAATGGGTACGTTCACCATGCAAACCATCTAATAGTTTGTGTAGAAAGGCAGTGTTATGTTCATTGATCACTACATCTCCTAACACTCTGCGAGTATGATTTATAAATTCATCCATCCCGTCACGCGGAAAGAACCCATTACCTTCCAATTTTTCTCGAATACGTCGATACAACCACTCGATATTGTTTGGATTGGCAAGTGGTTGTTCGATGATTTCCTTTGCTTCCGAGAATGCAGAGAACATTTCATAGCAATAGATTTGCACCGATTGCGCTAGATTGTAACAGGGATACACTGCCGCAGAGGGAATCCGACTCCACCATGCGCAGCGCTCCATTTCCTCATTATCGAGGCCGGTATCTTCTCGTCCAAAGACCAGTGCAACGCGTGCATCCATCGGTACTTCTGTCAATTTTTTCGCAAGTTCTTTTGGGGTAAAGAGTTCGCGTTCATGTCGACGGGGTCGGGCGCTGGTAGCAATGGCAAAGTGACATCCCACTAACGCTTCTTCTAACGTATCAACTTTGAGCGATTGTTCTAAGATATCGAGAGAACCCCATGCCATAGCGTAATCGGTACCCTTGTCGAGTGGGAGTTGGTTGTCGACTATCGCGAGTTCGTCGAATCCGCATACCCGGATGGCGCGGCAGGCTGCACCAATGTTTCCCGGGTTCCGTGGCGCGACTAAAACAATACGGACTTGTGGTCCGCAGGAGCGTTCCCATACCGGTCTTGTTAGGTCTCCGGTTCGATTGTTCATTGGTGTACTCAAATTTTAACAAATGATTCGTTCGGAAGTTATCCTCCGATCGGCTGCTTTTCATACTGCAACACTGCCTGTTAAGGTGAGTTTGCCGCGCCTTATCTTACAGTATAACTTATCCTGTTTGCAAAATCGTTAAAACCTATCGGAAGAATCGAGGAAGTCTCCCATGAATTACAAAGAACAACTACTCCAAAAATTTCAAAAGCGTGAAGCCGTGATTGGCGTTATCGGCTTGGGTTACGTTGGATTGCCCTTAGCCGTTGAAACGGCAAAGGCTGGTTATCAGGTAATTGGAATCGAAGTCGACCCTAAGAAGATCGACGCAGTCAACGCTGGTAAAAATTACATTTTGGACGTTAACGACGCTGAATTGGCAGAGTTGGTTAAAGCGGGTAAGATTCGCGCGACCAATGACTACAATGAACTTAAGAATGCCGATGTCGCAGCGATTACCGTTCCCACTCCGCTCAACAAGAGTGGCGATCCCGATATGACCTATGTCGACCAAGCGTTAAAGGGTATCGTTCCGATCGTTCACCCCGGCTTTTTAGTAACGCTTGAGTCGACGACGTATCCCGGCACAACCAACGAACTGATGGTACCCGCATTAACAAAAGGTGGATTAACCATCGGCGTCGACGTATTCGCCGCGTTCAGCCCGGAGCGGGTCGATCCCGGCAATCCAGTGTACAACACGAAGAATACTCCCAAAGTGGTTGGTGGATCGACCCCGGCGTGTCTCGAAGTCGCCGGTGACTTCTACGAAACCGTTATTGCGAATATTGTCCGGGTCAACAGCGCCACTGCTGCCGAAATGGTCAAGTTGTATGAGAACACGTTCCGGGCAATCAATATCGGATTGGTGAACGAACTGGCGATGATGTGCAACGTCCTGAAAGTGGATGTCTGGGAAATCGTTCGCGCCGCCGCTACGAAGCCGTTCGGATTCATGCCGTTTTGGCCGGGACCGGGCATTGGCGGACATTGTATCCCACTCGATCCTTCTTATCTCTCCTGGAAACTCCGTTTCCATGGCTATCGCGCTCGGTTCATCGAGTTAGCGGTAGATATCAACAGCCACATGCCGGAATTTGTCGTTAATCGGGTTATTGCGTTGTTGAATGAGGAAGAACGTTCGATCAAAGGTACGAAGGTATTGTTGCTCGGAATGGCGTATAAGCGCGACATCGACGATGTCCGGGAATCGCCAGCGCTTGATGTATTAGCCATCTTACGACGGCACGGTGCCAAGGTCGACTATCACGATCCGCACATTCCCAAGATCAAAGATGTCGATGACCACGACCATGTAGCAGTCGACGATGAAAAAGTGCCGGAAATTCATTCGGTTCCGTTAACCCCGGAAAATCTTGCAAAATACGATGTTGTTATTGTAACGACCGATCATACTGGTATAGATTATCCTATGGTACTAGAACATGCAAAATTGGTATTTGACGCCCGAAACGCTATGGTGAAGTATCCCGTTGGCAAAGCGAAGGTCGTCAAGCTGTAATCGGTTTCCATTTTGCTAATGCAACCACTTGACCACAAGGAAAGGGAACTCGCAATGAACCGACTTCATGCATTCACCACCGCGATGATTCTCATCGTCACGACACTCGTAGTTTTACTATTTGCAGGTTGTGCGCAAGAGAAGGATCCGGTAACACCGGCGAACATCTTGCCCTCGCGAGTAGCCACTATAACGACACCGGGTTCCACCACCGATTTGACCGTGTTGAACGACACGGTTTACATCGCCGACAATACCATGGGAATTGCCCGGGTAGCGTTACGGAACCAGTATCAATTGGTAATACCGAATCTCGAACCAACAAACATCTTTGGTGAAATTGTTTGGGTGGGACACGATCCCCGGAGTAACCAGCTCTTGGTTGCCGATCGTGACGCAAGTACGGGAAGCCGCTTTCCCAAGCAAGTGTATTCTTTGTTAGGCGATAGTCTTGTATCACTTCCAGGTTTGGATGTATCCGGTCCACGCCACATGGAGTTCTTTAGCGATCCCGACACCGTGCTTCGCATTAACAAGAGCGACATCAACGGCGACTTGTATAACATCTATACCTACAAGTACGACAGCGATTTAGGCGCATGGGCATTAACACCAGGCGGAACGAATTATCGTCCCAATGTTCCATCGGCCGATGTGCAGATGGCGGTCTGGGATAAGCCGTATGCGTACGCCGCGGCGGAAGAGTATGGCTTTGTTGTGCTCTCGATTCCCAGTTATGACGTTGGACCAACGGAATACGGTTATACCGATGTTCCCGGTTATGCGTTATGGGTGGAAAAATTGGATACGCTTTGTTACGTAGCGACCCGGAGCCGAGGGGTATCGGTGGTGTCGGTGGCTAATCCGGCGCAACCGCGGTTACTGACAACGATTCCGGTACCGAATTCGGAATCGATGGAAAAATTGACCATCTCGACCGACAAGAAGCGATTGTATGCAATGGATGGTAATGACGGTATCTACGTATTAGGGTTGTCGAATCCGGCACAACCGGTTCTGTTAGGGTTGTTGCCGTCGATTAGCCCAAACTCGATGTATGTACATCAGGATATGTTATTGGTCGCAGACCAGTCGGAAGGATTAATCATCTACCGATAGTTTCTATTTGAATCAATGTGAAAAACCGGATGAGCAATCATCCGGTTTTTTTATCTCCGTAACCTGAGCGAATTGGCAACCACACTAACCGAACTGAACGCCATCGCAGCGCCGGCTAACATTGGACTGAGCAGAATCCCGAAGAATGGATACAAGATTCCTGCCGCCACCGGAATACAAATCACGTTATAGAGTAACGCCCAAAAGAGATTCTGGCGCATGATGCGCATCGCCCGTTGCGATAGCTGAATCGCGTGTTGGATCATCCGCAAATCGGAACGCAAGAGGGTAATGTCGGCAGCTTCGGAAGCAATATCGGTACCACTCCCCATAGCGATCCCCACTTCGGCTTGGGCAAGCGCAGGTGCATCGTTGATGCCGTCGCCAATCATGGCGACCCGCTTGCCATCGCGCTGTAACTGCTCGATAACCTGCACTTTACCGTCGGGCAACACTTCAGCGAAAAACCGCT
The genomic region above belongs to bacterium and contains:
- a CDS encoding M2 family metallopeptidase, which encodes MSLQTFVTKLTDELVPLYKESCEGYWEFTTTGKPEAMDRSANADKKMMALWANSERFAEFKQEKTEANGKDPILERIATDLELQFIGGALTPEEIEDSVKREKEIENDFTNFRALVGGEKRSENWLREQLKTSNDATFRKEVWEGAKQIGSVTGPKIRDLIKARNAIARRLGYSDAWTMRIQLQGLDPDNLLALLNDVFEKTKAPWAIFKRNLEKRLAAKYNIKPEELRPWHYEDPFFQEAPVSEYSLDKYFENLDQEKLTKAFYDNIGLSIDSILAGSDLYEREGKQQHAFCMSVDREDDIRILCNVKPTDYWMSTMLHEFGHGVYDKYVDRALPFMLRGPAHTLTTEAIAMLMERHVKNPAWLIHYAGVPEKEAKEAGEIFRKNMVAKHLIMARWCLVMVNFERAMYLNPDADLDTLWWDLVEKFQEIKRPDGRKNSDWAAKIHLGCSPVYYQNYLLGDLMASQLQATIKGVVLAGEADVEQAYITSPKVGTFLREKVFHPGSRWHWQKLVEFATGKPLVVDAFITECNQ
- a CDS encoding RNA polymerase sigma factor RpoD/SigA, with amino-acid sequence MNLRANQSLERYLQEIGEVPLLTAEEEIELAKLIRKGGRVGDQALERLTKANLRFVVSVAKQYQNQGLSLSDLINEGNLGLIKAARRFDETRGFKFISYAVWWIRQSILQALAEQSRVVRLPLNRVGAINKITKAYSTLEQQQEHEPTVDEIAEALEMSPAEVLETLKMNGRHLSMDAPFSQGEDNRLLDILPDDASPSPDVDLVRESLEKEIERALATLTDREADVIRWYFGLHKREPQLREGENGEPHLPALTLEEIGEKLKLTRERVRQIKEKAIRRLRHQSRSRALRAYLG
- a CDS encoding RNA methyltransferase; amino-acid sequence: MNNRTGDLTRPVWERSCGPQVRIVLVAPRNPGNIGAACRAIRVCGFDELAIVDNQLPLDKGTDYAMAWGSLDILEQSLKVDTLEEALVGCHFAIATSARPRRHERELFTPKELAKKLTEVPMDARVALVFGREDTGLDNEEMERCAWWSRIPSAAVYPCYNLAQSVQIYCYEMFSAFSEAKEIIEQPLANPNNIEWLYRRIREKLEGNGFFPRDGMDEFINHTRRVLGDVVINEHNTAFLHKLLDGLHGERTH
- a CDS encoding nucleotide sugar dehydrogenase, which produces MNYKEQLLQKFQKREAVIGVIGLGYVGLPLAVETAKAGYQVIGIEVDPKKIDAVNAGKNYILDVNDAELAELVKAGKIRATNDYNELKNADVAAITVPTPLNKSGDPDMTYVDQALKGIVPIVHPGFLVTLESTTYPGTTNELMVPALTKGGLTIGVDVFAAFSPERVDPGNPVYNTKNTPKVVGGSTPACLEVAGDFYETVIANIVRVNSATAAEMVKLYENTFRAINIGLVNELAMMCNVLKVDVWEIVRAAATKPFGFMPFWPGPGIGGHCIPLDPSYLSWKLRFHGYRARFIELAVDINSHMPEFVVNRVIALLNEEERSIKGTKVLLLGMAYKRDIDDVRESPALDVLAILRRHGAKVDYHDPHIPKIKDVDDHDHVAVDDEKVPEIHSVPLTPENLAKYDVVIVTTDHTGIDYPMVLEHAKLVFDARNAMVKYPVGKAKVVKL